A portion of the Rissa tridactyla isolate bRisTri1 chromosome 19, bRisTri1.patW.cur.20221130, whole genome shotgun sequence genome contains these proteins:
- the LOC128919299 gene encoding von Willebrand factor A domain-containing protein 5A-like gives MRKSGILSKGYMYRGLFQRGIWFFSSYSEMELESVIVNVTIQDFVADVVSELFFRNTHQVPKETMFVFPVDSDTVVHTFYATMGDTRIEAMLWEKEEAQQLCKATSGMENLGYLQNQWDLWGPVFACFLGTLPPNSKVTISLCYVQELPMQPDGAAQFCWPHELFPRTNYIRRHSSEEETESENLHFSICLNSAHGVSHIAINSSYTPLQYTTPDQTSAVVSLKCPPWMQADLNVLVYYRGSHTLNAVVERRDPKAPPGSLLGDPVVMVTLMPSIPEVEPSPGHLGEFLFLMDCSLFQDAQNTLLFLLKSLPLGCYFNIYSFGATFKAFYLQSVEYTQESMDNAVGRISSICPDLGGCDLLGLLRFIYSTPLLHGHARQLFIFIQRKISSEEEAVMAEVYRYRDHHRCFCFPTNRCDSFNLSQAMALETKGECVCIHSRMDMTSEAVKCLQRALQPLASGISLHWELPPGLEVSMIRKAPDMIFQGHKSSIYAQIHGQTQDPKVGEGAVTLQYHVGSQSFDYTLRFSLSPSADNRLPVHRMAMMHLLWKLAWEGTSRTEKDIWHNAVKSSLSLGVLSPFTSIVAVRMKQRDAWHHDSLPPDSSMFFSPSCNLVPCQLLWLSSFRPALFKSTKFWMVQKCQFLLEILDRKTRDTEALTQLSATCKDQKPPPEEQPMEEPTAFKMSWDWTISPLSTRLCDFSRLRVVVALQKANGSWALTTALASALGLSKADVELQRPSADVQPTVWATVLALVWLHQYKWKVSWSEILETKARSWLRDQAEVQLDACLEAANSLLGCFVEPTIFRI, from the exons ATGAGGAAAAGTGGCATCCTGAGCAAAGGGTATATGTATAGAG GCTTATTCCAGAGGGGAATATGGTTCTTTTCTTCCTATTCTGAAATGGAGCTGGAAAGTGTGATAGTAAATGTAACCATCCAGGACTTTGTGGCTGATGTGGTGTCTGAGCTGTTTTTCCGCAATACGCACCAAGTCCCTAAGGAGACCATGTTCGTATTTCCTGTGGACTCTGATACTGTCGTACACACCTTCTACGCTACCATGGGGGACACTCGCATTGAAGCAATGctctgggagaaggaggag GCCCAGCAGCTGTGCAAAGCCACTTCAGGCATGGAGAATTTAGGATACCTGCAGAACCAGTGGGATCTTTGGGGTCCTGTGTTCGCTTGTTTCTTGGGGACCCTGCCTCCTAACAGCAAAGTGACCATCAGCCTGTGCTATGTCCAGGAGCTGCCAATGCAGCCTGATGGAGCTGCTCAGTTTTGCTGGCCACACGAGCTCTTCCCCCGGACAAACTACATTA gacGGCATTCTTCTGAGGAGGAGACAGAATCTGAAAACCTGCACTTCAGCATCTGTCTGAATTCAGCCCATGGTGTGTCCCATATAGCCATTAACAGCAGCTACACTCCTCTGCAATACACGACTCCAGATCAAACATCTGCTGTG GTATCCTTGAAATGTCCACCCTGGATGCAGGCTGATCTGAACGTGCTGGTGTATTACAGAGGGTCTCACACACTCAACGCAGTGGTGGAGAGGAGAGATCCCAAAGCCCCACCTG GCTCTCTGCTGGGAGACCCTGTGGTGATGGTGACACTGATGCCCAGTATTCCTGAGGTCGAGCCCAGTCCAGGCCATCTTGGGGAATTTCTCTTTCTCATGGACTGCAGCCTCTTCCAGGATGCACAG AAcaccctgctcttcctcctcaaGAGTTTGCCTCTGGGCTGTTACTTCAACATCTACAGTTTTGGGGCCACCTTCAAAGCCTTCTATCT GCAGAGTGTGGAATACACGCAGGAAAGCATGGACAATGCAGTGGGGCGCATCTCCTCCATCTGCCCTGATCTGGGGGGCTGTGACCTGTTGGGCCTTCTAAGGTTTATCTACAGCACTCCTCTCCTTCATGGGCACGCCCGCCAG cTGTTCATCTTCATTCAAAGGAAGATCTCCAGTGAAGAGGAAGCTGTCATGGCTGAGGTCTACCGTTACCGGGACCACCACCG GTGTTTCTGTTTTCCTACTAACCGATGTGACAGCTTCAACCTTTCCCAGGCCATGGCCCTGGAGACCAAAGGTGAATGTGTGTGCATCCACTCTAGGATGGACATGACATCCGAG GCAGTGAAATGCTTACAGAGGGCATTGCAGCCTCTGGCAAGTGGGATCTCACTACACTGGGAACTTCCACCTGGCCTGGAGGTGTCAATGATCAGAAAAGCTCCTGACATGATCTTCCAGGGACATAAGAGCTCCATCTATGCCCAGATCCATGGGCAAACACAG GATCCAAAAGTGGGCGAGGGAGCTGTGACCCTTCAGTACCATGTGGGCAGCCAGTCCTTTGATTACACGCTCAGATTCTCACTGTCCCCGTCAGCAGACAACAG GCTACCTGTGCACCGCATGGCCATGATGCACCTGCTGTGGAAACTGGCCTGGGAAGGGACAAGCAGGACAGAGAAGGATATCTGGCACAATGCAGTTAAGTCCAGCCTCAGCCTGGGGGTCTTGTCCCCCTTCACATCCATTGTGGCAGTACGCATGAAACAGAGGGATGCCTGGCACCACG ATTCTTTGCCTCCAGACTCCTCaatgtttttctctccctcttgcAACCTGGTTCCCTGCCAGCTGCTCTGGTTAAGTAGCTTCAGGCCTGCGTTGTTCAAGTCCACCAAGTTTTGGATGGTCCAGAAGTGCCAGTTCTTGCTTGAGATACTTGATCGCAAAACCCGGGACACTGAGGCACTCACTCAGCTTTCAGCAACCTGTAAAG accagaagcctcctcctGAAGAGCAGCCAATGGAAGAACcaacagcatttaaaatgagTTGGGACTGGACAATTTCACCACTGTCAACAAGACTGTGCGACTTCTCTAGGCTTAGGGTAGTGGTGGCACTCCAGAAAGCAAATGGCTCCTGGGCCCTCACCACAGCTCTGGCCTCTGCCCTGGGACTCAGCAAGGCTGATGTTGAGCTACAAAGGCCCAGTGCG GATGTGCAGCCAACTGTCTGGGCAACAGTTTTGGCTTTAGTCTGGTTGCATCAGTATAAATGGAAAGTGTCTTGGTCAGAGATTCTGGAGACCAAAGCGCGTAGCTGGCTGCGGGACCAAGCTG AGGTTCAGCTGGATGCGTGTCTGGAGGCAGCAAATTCCCTGCTAGGCTGCTTTGTGGAGCCCACCATCTTCAGGATTTGA
- the LOC128919255 gene encoding olfactory receptor 10A7-like, with amino-acid sequence MKPTDDPEPGNHTLLTGFVLSGLSKYPELKHLLFFTFCFIYTITIFGNLLIFTVTLHPSLHMPMYFFLRVLSFLDISTASVVVPKMLVNFLSEDRSISYMGCVAQLYCVIFLGATEWYLLAAMAYDRYVAICNPLRYAIIMNSRVCLSLVLLSCCSGNVASVVQTAWVFALPFCGPRKINYFFCDIPPLITLSCTDTSLYEKQIVIATALVIVMPFCLILVSYACIISNILKISSAEGRHKIFSTCSSHLIVVTLHCGSGTLIYLRPKVSYSQDAKKFMPFTYTAIIPMLNPLIYSLRNKDVKEVLIRMMSELMKK; translated from the coding sequence ATGAAGCCAACAGATGATCCAGAACCAGGAAACCACACTCTGCTGACTGGATTTGTCCTCTCTGGATTGTCCAAATACCCAGAACTGAAGCACTTGCTGTTCTTCACATTCTGCTTCATTTACACCATCACCATCTTTGGGAACCTTCTCATCTTCACGGTCACACTGCACCCCTCCCTCCACAtgcccatgtacttcttcctccggGTCCTGTCCTTCCTGGATATCTCCACAGCATCTGTGGTTGTTCCCAAGATGCTGGTAAACTTCCTGTCAGAGGACAGGAGCATTTCCTACATGGGCTGTGTCGCACAGCTCTACTGTGTGATTTTTTTAGGAGCCACTGAGTGGTACCTTTTGGCAGCCATGGCCTACGACCGTTACGTGGCCATATGCAACCCCCTTAGATATGCAATCATCATGAACAGCAGAGTTTGTCTTTCCTTGGTCCTGCTGTCATGCTGCAGCGGTAATGTTGCGTCCGTGGTGCAGACAGCTTGGGTGTTCGCATTGCCGTTTTGTGGGCCCAGGAAGATTAACTACTTCTTCTGTGATATTCCCCCCCTCATCACGCTCTCCTGCACTGACACTTCTTTGTATGAAAAGCAGATCGTTATAGCCACAGCACTGGTTATCGTTATGCCATTTTGTCTCATTCTGGTATCCTATGCCTGCATCATCTCCAACATCCTGAAGATTTCCTCTGCAGAGGGTAGACACAAGATCTTCTCCACCTGTTCCTCACACTTAATTGTTGTAACATTGCACTGTGGAAGTGGGACCTTGATTTACTTACGGCCCAAAGTCAGTTACTCTCAAGACGCAAAGAAATTTATGCCTTTCACATACACAGCCATAATTCCTATGTTAAACCCTCTGATTTACAGCCTGAGGAATAAAGATGTGAAAGAAGTACTAATCAGAATGATGTCTGAGCTgatgaagaaataa